The following coding sequences are from one Poecilia reticulata strain Guanapo linkage group LG18, Guppy_female_1.0+MT, whole genome shotgun sequence window:
- the kdm6ba gene encoding lysine-specific demethylase 6B isoform X1, with translation MHHTVEQLSGRGTRDSFPLDGLNRGPWHPASGRAWQQTARCSPAMNQPQLLHHLPPGALGGLNHHSKYLSNGPMRGEEKLDLPPPPMFPAMHREQQRPPPQHLHPPPPPPHRVWEQQYDPHHPPHPHPVLSLPNDHTMRLFNGYPGSGAHLLNPHLPPNRPNPLLKDPQGPPLLGEEMRAQVHQQRGYPGKMPGGQLKRPGPPLGEHSVIQHTPPVSHHIPPHPVVEDNPSPSKRRKSLDQVSHSGLQHFSGQPPSSSQQQTPTHHHVPKPAFWNPIHKDNGVPWKPHTSDRKHPQEFQESKKGMCSYTSKTSPNSSSPSNLSPHPPNSSPGGYHQGCAPHLQKDVLQPQAVNHHSPHSSYPNPSSKLDLGPSCQAMEPRGLNKQRSPLGGGHTPPTPTRGDKDHRVRAQSSPANASATSNKNNSSSSSVPYCHYQPHPGLRHPGAPPPPPPASSTSVPQQQQSGPSEAWRYQSRPSSHSLESRVYTPPGLLPQPQQSHNQVVDSQLSGPHQHQRHISSTVPPTNSTRMPVITSNPPMSLSSCTNSRYTSSSDRVTVANVSSRPKSPPGGCSVNNRTSQNSWRGMMDPKTQTSTSPKSQINALLQPGCQRGQAQQQDQPKPQHQESTRFPPTNGKMSYYAQANLQQSPRPFSSSSLFSVGHQRVEDSVITRRDSNPLPSSPSTYCPASLPSVNTSSQGSRPNHQPHSTSTQMFSAPQASTSVPQSMGDVLDKLDAELEGHMQAEERRRRDREEQERKKEEEKQKRELEMRRKLEEERQKKQQQEEERKRREMEKIVMEKKRRELAKQEEERKKLEWEKREQERKRKEWERQEEERKRREAERLERKKREIEWAKEEKRKLEEKKRMEQKKEESVCSAKGKEQTAIENLERLLSGNTSTVPPPPPLSVPTPSSAAPPSTSQASPLYPWLSRGGVPPAPTAQTPSNPTERLRPPPLTPQTEYAREKQRLREMGSNGGGGATFNPSTLNTSGMNQPIHPSKPPAMQAAPNQSKDSGRERDLPTVAIREPPKLYQAFSRDNLPLPPLSARSAVASGVNKKLTESSWENNGTESDSAQFEEEPSEMSTMLPDGLANIMAMLDESIKKEEELYSSEKNGCPALIHNFIPGADPMKSYLCAPDLIPATKHQPNQEDLGSNPSPPVLSRQGSLASPCSRTSSLEEEEDYHKAAPSVPLSTKPTVDMEIGVGNTNYRHSDLAKLYGLPEQTRSEADEESEEDSEAPSCSPPPQRPHLHQTGVNSTFKSLATLLESQKYAYRGGPFGRPPPSALVGVKYSSSLSLGPDICRQQQGSSPTSDSTSPPFSPAVPSQKSFPHSLLEDKKIKTEDSDMWTDEGEMEERVNSVEERKTIKPIKVIKTEQELTTISESSLKELGKSCEVMLCRHSLDRSDRRVKSEDRHKPEKVKEHKDKKRKHGHSHSSRKHEDKKERKKHREKRDDASSSSSSSSSSHKRHRDGKSHKEKKHRRVLGDLNLQRRESEKDRVHCESDKKKRKDGAGSSSEFAAWTSSSGEVSSEHKNATDAGSLLGSKDLMKLKALSDGPPKELKIRLIKVESGDRETFIASEVEEKRIPLAEISIKNTASEIIRSCKSARIKGKYKESYLLQAFSVKPIISTDEPIPREKLNPPTPSIYLESKRDAFSPVLLQFCTDPKNPVTVIRGLAGSLRLNLGLFSTKSLVEASADQAVEVRTQVQQPADENWNASGTGQTWPCESSRSYTTIAKYAQYQASSFQESLQEEKGSDEEDEDDEKKPLVGADANKDSSKESNNGEQKPVGKIIKFGTNIDLSDPKRWKAQLQELQKLPAFMRVASSGNMLSHVGHTILGMNTVQLYMKVPGSRTPGHQENNNFCSVNINIGPGDCEWFSVHEDYWEAISDFCEKHGVDYLTGSWWPVLEDLYSANIPVYRFIQRPGDLVWINAGTVHWVQAVGWCNNIAWNVGPLNGYQYQLALERFEWNEVKKVKSIVPMIHVSWNVARTVKITDPDTYKMIKHCLLQSMKHIQILRDQLVAEGKKISYQSRVKDEPAYYCNECDVEVFDLLFVTCENSSRKTYVVHCEDCTRQRSPNLNNVVVLEQYRIEELMSAYDSFVLASSSR, from the exons ATGCATCACACAGTGGAGCAGTTAAGCGGGCGAGGCACACGGGACTCCTTCCCTCTGGACGGACTCAACCGGGGGCCATGGCATCCCGCGAGCGGCCGCGCCTGGCAGCAGACTGCCAG GTGTTCGCCTGCAATGAACCAACCGCAGCTACTTCACCATCTACCTCCTGGAGCGCTAGGTGGATTAAACCATCACAGTAAATACTTAAGTAATGG GCCGATGCGGGGAGAAGAAAAGCTTGATCTCCCACCACCACCAATGTTCCCAGCAATGCATCGGGAGCAGCAGAGGCCTCCCCCTCAGCATCTTcatcctccccctcctcctcctcacagagTATGGGAACAGCAGTACGACCCCCACCATCCCCCTCATCCCCATCCTGTTCTGTCCCTGCCCAACGACCACACCATGCGTCTCTTTAATGGTTACCCCGGTAGCGGCGCACATCTGCTCAACCCACATCTTCCTCCTAACCGACCAAACCCACTGCTGAAG GATCCCCAGGGTCCACCACTGCTGGGAGAAGAGATGCGGGCTCAGGTGCACCAG CAGAGAGGCTACCCAGGGAAGATGCCGGGGGGTCAGCTGAAGAGACCAGGTCCTCCTCTGGGGGAGCATTCGGTCATCCAACACACTCCTCCAGTGTCCCATCACATACCTCCTCATCCGGTAGTCGAGGACAACCCCAGTCCCAGCAAGAGGAGAAAGAGTTTGGATCAG GTGTCCCATTCAGggttgcagcatttttctgGCCAGCCTCCATCATCGTCTCAACAGCAGACTCCAACTCACCACCATGTCCCAAAACCTGCTTTCTGGAACCCCATCCATAAGGACAATGGCGTTCCCTGGAAGCCCCACACGTCTGACAGAAAACATCCACAAGAGTTTCAG GAAAGTAAAAAAGGGATGTGCAGCTACACCTCAAAGACCTCTCCTAACTCCTCCAGCCCTTCTAACCTCTCACCCCATCCTCCGAACTCATCTCCGGGAGGCTACCACCAGGGATGTGCCCCCCACCTGCAGAAAGATGTGCTACAACCTCAGGCTGTGAATCATCACTCCCCTCATTCCTCCTACCCAAATCCAAGCTCCAAACTGGACCTGGGCCCCTCCTGCCAGGCCATGGAGCCCCGTGGTCTAAACAAACAGAGAAGCCCGCTCGGTGGGGGCCACACACCGCCTACTCCAACCAGGGGAGACAAGGATCATCGGGTAAGAGCTCAGTCGTCACCAGCAAATGCTTCTGCaaccagcaacaaaaacaacagcagcagcagcagtgtgcCTTACTGCCACTACCAGCCTCACCCGGGGCTACGACACCCTGGTGCTCCTCCACCCCCTCCTCCTGCCAGCAGCACCTCAGTacctcagcagcagcaaagtggtCCCAGTGAGGCTTGGAGATACCAGAGCAGACCCAGCAGTCATTCCCTG GAGTCGAGGGTCTACACCCCTCCAGGTCTGCTACCTCAACCCCAGCAGAGCCACAATCAGGTTGTAGACAGTCAACTTTCAGGTCCCCATCAGCATCAGCGTCACATCAGTTCCACTGTGCCCCCGACCAACTCCACCCGAATGCCTGTCATCACATCCAACCCCCCCATGTCTCTGTCCTCCTGCACTAACAGCCGCTACACCAGCAGCTCAGACAGAGTGACAGTGGCTAATGTCTCTTCGAGGCCTAagtcgccccctggtggttgctCTGTGAACAACCGCACGAGTCAGAACAGTTGGAGAGGAATGATGGATCCAAAGACCCAGACCTCCACTAGCCCCAAGTCTCAGATAAATGCTCTGCTGCAGCCAGGTTGCCAGAGAGGCCAGGCTCAACAACAAGACCAGCCCAAACCTCAACACCAGGAATCCACAAGATTCCCGCCTACCAATGGGAAGATGTCATACTATGCTCAGGCTAACCTCCAACAATCTCCTCGTCCATTTTCCTCATCGTCTCTGTTCTCCGTGGGCCACCAAAGAGTGGAGGACAGTGTAATCACAAGAAGAGATTCAAATCCTCTTCCCAGCTCCCCTTCTACATACTGCCCAGCTTCTCTTCCTTCTGTCAACACTTCGTCTCAAGGATCCAGACCGAATCATCAGCCGCACTCCACATCGACACAGATGTTCTCCGCTCCACAGGCTTCGACTTCTGTCCCTCAGTCAATGGGAGATGTCTTAGACAAGCTTGACGCAGAGCTGGAGGGGCATATGCAAGCCGAGGAGCGGCGGAGGAGAGACCGAGAagagcaggagagaaaaaaggaagaggagaaacaaaagagagagTTGGAAATGAGACGAAAGCTGGAGGAGGAAAGAcagaagaaacagcagcaggaggaggaaagaaagagaagagaaatggaaaaaattgtgatggagaaaaaaagaagggaactggcaaagcaggaggaagagaggaaaaagcTGGAGTGGGAAAAGAGAGAGCAGgaaaggaagaggaaagagTGGGAGAGGCAAGAGGAGGAGCGAAAGAGGAGGGAAGCTGAGAGactggaaagaaagaagagggaAATTGAATGGGCTAAAGAGGAGAAGAGAAAacttgaggagaaaaaaaggatggagcagaagaaagaggaaagcGTCTGCAGCGCTAAAGGAAAAGAGCAGACTGCCATTGAAAACCTGGAAAGACTTCTCTCCGGAAACACTTCTACTGtccccccacctcctcccctCTCCGTTCCTACGCCTTCCTCAGCTGCACCACCCTCCACTTCCCAGGCGTCACCTCTGTACCCCTGGCTCAGTCGTGGTGGTGTACCTCCCGCTCCGACTGCCCAGACTCCCAGCAACCCCACAGAGAGGCTACGCCCTCCTCCTCTCACACCGCAGACTGAGTACGCCAGAGAGAAGCAGCGGCTCAGGGAGATGGGGAGCAATGGCGGCGGTGGCGCAACATTTAATCCCTCAACACTCAATACCTCAGGGATGAACCAGCCCATACACCCCAGCAAACCCCCAGCAATGCAAGCAGCACCCAACCAATCCAAAGACTCTGGCAGGGAGAGAGACCTCCCTACCGTGGCAATTAGAGAGCCCCCCAAACTTTATCAGGCATTTTCTAGAGACAACCTCCCCTTGCCGCCTCTGTCAGCAAGATCAGCCGTCGCCAGTGGAGTCAACAAGAAGTTGACTGAAAGCAGTTGGGAAAACAATGGTACCGAATCGGACAGTGCTCAGTTTGAGGAAGAGCCCTCTGAAATGTCCACAATGCTCCCTGATGGTCTGGCTAACATCATGGCAATGCTGGATGAATCGATCAAAAAAGAGGAGGAACTGTACAGCAGTGAGAAGAACGGGTGCCCAGCTCTCATACACAACTTTATCCCAGGCGCTGATCCCATGAAGAGCTACCTGTGTGCCCCGGACCTGATCCCAGCCACAAAGCATCAGCCTAATCAGGAAGATTTGGGATCAAATCCAAGCCCACCTGTGCTCAGCCGGCAAGGCTCTCTGGCATCGCCTTGTAGCCGAACCTCATCCcttgaggaagaggaggactaCCATAAGGCTGCCCCGAGCGTACCTCTGAGCACCAAGCCAACTGTGGACATGGAAATTGGAGTAGGGAATACAAATTACCGCCACAGTGACCTGGCTAAGCTCTATGGCCTCCCGGAACAGACCAGAAGTGAAGCTGATGAAGAATCTGAGGAGGACTCTGAGGCCCCGTCTTGTTCTCCGCCTCCTCAAAGACCCCACCTTCATCAGACGGGGGTAAATAGTACGTTTAAGTCTTTGGCAACACTGTTGGAAAGCCAGAAGTATGCCTATCGAGGAGGGCCTTTTGGGAGACCACCTCCGTCCGCTCTGGTTGGCGTCAAATATTCCTCCTCGCTGTCGCTTGGCCCTGATATTTGCCgccagcagcaaggcagttctcCCACGTCTGATTCAACAAGTCCACCATTCAGCCCTGCTGTCCCATCTCAGAAATCCTTTCCTCATTCACTGCTGGAAGataagaagataaaaacagaggACAGTGACATGTGGACAGATGAGGGAGAGATGGAGGAAAGGGTGAACTccgtggaggagaggaaaaccaTAAAGCCCATTAAGGTCATCAAGACCGAACAAGAGCTGACCACCATCTCAGAGTCTTCTCTGAAGGAGCTGGGGAAGAGCTGCGAAGTCATGCTGTGTCGACATTCACTTGACAGATCTGACCGCCGTGTGAAGTCAGAGGACAGACACAAACCTGAGAAAGTGAAGGAgcacaaagacaagaaaagaaagcacGGTCACAGccacagcagcaggaaacacGAGGACaagaaggaaaggaagaagcacagagagaagagagacGATGCCTCTTCTTCGTCGTCATCCTCCAGCTCCAGCCACAAACGCCACAGAGACGGCAAGAGccacaaagagaaaaagcacCGCAGAGTTCTGGGCGATCTCAATCTCCAGAGGCGAGAATCTGAGAAGGATCGGGTCCATTGTGAATCGGATAAAAAGAAACGGAAAGACGGCGCTGGCTCCTCAAGCGAGTTTGCAGCATGGACTTCGAGTTCAGGGGAAGTGTCTTCTGAACACAAAAATGCCACAGACGCCGGCTCGTTATTAGGTTCCAAAGACTTGATGAAACTAAAGGCGCTTTCGGATGGGCCGCCCAAGGAGCTGAAGATTCGGCTCATCAAGGTGGAAAGCGGGGACAGGGAGACGTTCATCGCCTCTGAGGTGGAGGAGAAGAGGATTCCTCTCGCAGAAATCAGCATCAAGAATACTGCAAGTGAGATTATCCGCTCCTGCAA GTCGGCTCGTATCAAAGGGAAATATAAAGAGTCGTATCTGCTGCAAGCCTTCTCTGTTAAACCCATCATAAGCACAGATGAACCCATTCCTAGGGAGAAACTCAACCCCCCCACACCCAGCATCTAC tTGGAGAGCAAAAGGGATGCTTTCTCTCCGGTCCTGCTGCAGTTCTGCACAGACCCAAAGAATCCTGTTACAGTCATCAGGGGACTCGCTGGATCTCTTCGACTCA ACCTGGGACTCTTTTCCACAAAGTCTCTGGTGGAAGCGAGCGCAGACCAGGCGGTCGAGGTGAGGACTCAGGTGCAGCAGCCTGCAGACGAGAACTGGAACGCCAGCGGCACGGGTCAGACGTGGCCGTGCGAAAGCAGCCGCTCCTACACCACCATCGCCAAGTACGCCCAGTACCAGGCCTCCAGCTTCCAAGAGAGCCTCCAGGAAGAGAAAGGCAGCGACGAGGAGGACGAAGACGACGAGAAGAAGCCACTCGTTGGTGCTGACGCTAACAAAGACAGCTCCAAAGAGAGCAACAA TGGAGAGCAGAAGCCTGTTGGGAAGATCATCAAATTCGGCACAAATATTGACCTGTCTGATCCCAAAAG GTGGAAGGCCCAGCTTCAGGAGCTGCAGAAGCTTCCAGCGTTCATGCGCGTTGCCTCCAGCGGGAACATGCTGAGCCACGTTGGACACACCATCCTCGGCATGAACACCGTCCAGCTCTACATGAAGGTTCCTGGCAGCCGGACGCCTG GTCACCAGGAAAATAATAACTTCTGCTCAGTGAACATCAACATCGGCCCTGGGGACTGCGAGTGGTTCTCTGTGCATGAAGACTACTGGGAGGCCATCAGTGACTTCTGTGAAAA GCATGGAGTGGACTACTTAACAGGGTCCTGGTGGCCGGTGTTGGAGGACCTCTACAGCGCCAACATCCCCGTTTATCGCTTCATCCAGCGGCCCGGAGACTTGGTGTGGATCAACGCCGGTACTGTTCACTGGGTGCAGGCCGTGGG